In one window of Comamonas testosteroni DNA:
- a CDS encoding ATP-binding protein, giving the protein MPFKPNSNSVDSKKDSQSAGLVSSKEDDVKEAEISGGKRSNRVKKEPLQNNCQSELDVAKEKLENSRNTKFMESDISSEKVRIRLTSLHPMLESDYFIDTSDTDNFYNVVFDHVFARKSGLYITGEFRVGKSKNIVNTISRLKTDMPIIYAASFSGTRNLNQSKSSFCQEILTSLKYHSSSHQNSIVALPRYLIANSVMAGSRTCVLFVDEAQMLTVIQLRYLLEIWNDLRREGFLLVTVLVGQTNLDYLMQLTEEQDQGAVIARFFVNRFSLGGLHTKEGLERYLSAYDNMLFYPIGSNWSYSRFFRNMAFDAGWRLESEAERFWNILMERSRTNSISLRKNGFRLAFINDAIHSFLIDSMKKENLSEKAALELWGEAVSSAASNELLIGYADN; this is encoded by the coding sequence ATGCCGTTCAAACCTAATTCAAACTCTGTTGATTCTAAAAAGGATTCCCAGTCCGCTGGATTAGTTTCTTCTAAAGAAGACGATGTTAAGGAAGCAGAAATCTCTGGAGGCAAGAGATCTAATAGAGTAAAAAAAGAGCCGCTACAAAATAACTGCCAAAGTGAGTTAGATGTAGCCAAAGAAAAGCTTGAAAACTCTAGGAACACTAAATTTATGGAATCCGACATAAGTTCTGAAAAGGTGCGGATTCGCCTAACATCATTGCATCCAATGCTGGAGAGTGATTATTTCATCGATACGAGTGATACAGACAATTTTTATAATGTTGTTTTTGATCATGTTTTCGCGAGGAAAAGCGGCTTGTATATTACTGGTGAATTTCGCGTTGGTAAGTCTAAGAACATAGTCAATACTATATCCAGGCTAAAAACTGATATGCCTATTATTTATGCTGCTTCATTTTCAGGGACAAGGAATCTTAATCAAAGTAAGTCATCATTTTGCCAAGAGATTTTAACTTCATTGAAGTACCATTCATCGTCACACCAAAATTCAATTGTAGCTTTGCCTCGCTATTTGATAGCGAATTCCGTGATGGCTGGGAGCAGGACTTGCGTGCTTTTCGTTGATGAAGCGCAAATGCTCACAGTGATTCAACTTCGCTATTTATTAGAGATATGGAATGATTTGAGGCGAGAAGGATTTTTATTAGTTACGGTCTTGGTAGGTCAGACTAATTTAGATTACTTAATGCAGCTGACCGAGGAGCAGGATCAAGGCGCAGTTATTGCTCGATTCTTTGTCAATAGATTTAGTCTTGGAGGACTCCATACAAAAGAGGGATTGGAAAGATACCTGTCAGCATACGATAATATGCTTTTTTATCCCATTGGCTCCAATTGGAGCTACTCGAGGTTCTTCCGAAACATGGCATTCGATGCTGGTTGGAGACTGGAAAGTGAAGCTGAGAGGTTTTGGAATATATTGATGGAACGATCTCGAACCAATAGCATTTCGCTTCGAAAGAATGGTTTTCGGCTTGCGTTCATAAATGACGCTATTCATTCATTTCTTATTGACTCCATGAAAAAAGAAAATTTAAGCGAGAAGGCCGCGCTTGAATTATGGGGGGAAGCTGTTTCGTCAGCAGCCTCTAATGAATTATTAATTGGCTATGCCGATAATTGA
- a CDS encoding IS5 family transposase (programmed frameshift), with the protein MARRPVSKELWRQLQPLIPAFVPSAKGGARKLAVSDEAALNGILFVLQTGIPWEDLPQSLGYGSGMTCWRRLRDWNAAGVWKQLHQAMLTRLREHDQIDWSRASIDGSSVPKPPGGQETGPNPTDRGKLGSKRHIVVDARGIPLVILVSGANRHDSKMFERCVDAIPAIAGLSGRPRKRPAKLHADKGYDFKRCRNHLRQRGIIGRIARRGVESSQRLGKHRWVVERTHSWFAGFGKLRIRFERRLDIHEALLKLAAAIICARFVDRWC; encoded by the exons ATGGCAAGACGACCCGTTAGCAAAGAACTGTGGCGACAGCTACAACCCCTGATCCCAGCCTTCGTGCCTTCTGCCAAAGGCGGTGCGCGCAAGCTCGCGGTCAGCGACGAAGCCGCCCTCAACGGCATCCTGTTCGTGCTGCAAACAGGCATTCCATGGGAGGACCTTCCCCAATCTCTTGGGTACGGCAGCGGCATGACTTGCTGGCGGCGCCTGCGAGACTGGAATGCCGCTGGTGTCTGGAAGCAGTTGCACCAGGCCATGCTGACGCGCTTGCGTGAACACGACCAGATCGATTGGAGCCGGGCCAGCATTGATGGCTCCTCGGTAC CCAAGCCCCCGGGGGGCCAGGAAACGGGCCCCAACCCCACGGACAGAGGCAAGCTCGGCTCCAAACGACACATCGTCGTAGATGCCAGAGGCATTCCGCTGGTGATCTTGGTCAGCGGCGCGAACCGGCACGACTCTAAGATGTTCGAGAGGTGCGTGGACGCGATTCCTGCGATTGCAGGCTTGTCAGGGCGTCCCCGTAAAAGACCAGCCAAGCTGCACGCTGACAAAGGCTACGACTTCAAGCGATGCCGAAACCACCTGAGGCAGCGGGGCATCATCGGCCGGATTGCCAGACGAGGCGTTGAGAGCAGCCAGCGGCTGGGCAAGCACCGCTGGGTGGTGGAGAGGACGCACAGCTGGTTTGCAGGCTTTGGCAAGCTGCGAATCCGCTTTGAACGACGGCTGGATATCCACGAAGCGCTGTTGAAGTTGGCGGCAGCGATCATCTGCGCACGCTTCGTGGATAGGTGGTGTTAG
- the gloA gene encoding lactoylglutathione lyase produces MRFLHTMLRVGNLQRSIDFYTNVIGMQLLRKSENPEYKYSLAFLGFEGGNPGQAEIELTYNWGTESYDMGTAYGHIALGVPDAYAACEKIKAAGGNVTREAGPVKGGSTVIAFVTDPDGYKIELIQENSRAYMADRQNATTDDNFDPLRNA; encoded by the coding sequence ATGCGATTCCTCCACACGATGTTGCGCGTTGGCAATCTCCAGCGCTCTATTGACTTCTACACCAACGTCATCGGCATGCAACTGCTGCGCAAGTCCGAGAACCCCGAGTACAAGTACTCGTTGGCCTTTCTTGGCTTCGAAGGTGGTAACCCGGGTCAGGCGGAAATTGAGCTGACTTACAACTGGGGAACCGAGAGCTATGACATGGGCACGGCTTACGGTCATATTGCCCTGGGTGTGCCGGATGCCTATGCAGCCTGCGAAAAGATCAAGGCGGCCGGCGGTAATGTGACCCGTGAAGCAGGTCCTGTCAAAGGCGGCAGTACCGTGATTGCTTTTGTGACGGATCCCGACGGCTACAAGATCGAATTAATACAAGAGAATTCAAGAGCTTACATGGCTGACCGCCAGAATGCCACCACCGACGATAATTTTGATCCGCTGCGCAACGCGTAA
- a CDS encoding trypsin-like peptidase domain-containing protein has product MRVETFAEQLFFTTVQIRTFSANGDQGSGTGFFYASKFDKGEALFIVTNKHVYAGTAHGEITFHLAKNGKPDIGNTYTVQLNAGEWAMMWHGHPNPDVDIAVAPLAPILEFVRNQHQLELFFRSIPESLSPNEEEMHLFDAIEPVTFIGYPNGIWDSKNFLPVARRGTTATPLEVDFENTPRFVVDASVFGGSSGSPVFVIHEGARATRNGSIVANGGQIYFVGVIAAVFHRVQTNMVKAIPIPTGMTPVVSSHEMLDLGIVFKARTVAEAAESCLRSYGF; this is encoded by the coding sequence ATGCGAGTTGAGACCTTTGCTGAACAGCTATTCTTCACTACTGTTCAGATTAGAACGTTTTCTGCCAATGGTGACCAAGGTTCGGGTACCGGCTTTTTTTATGCTTCAAAATTCGATAAAGGGGAGGCGCTTTTCATCGTAACGAATAAGCATGTGTACGCTGGAACCGCGCATGGGGAAATCACATTTCATCTCGCGAAGAATGGAAAGCCGGATATCGGCAACACCTATACCGTGCAACTCAATGCCGGCGAGTGGGCCATGATGTGGCACGGTCACCCAAACCCCGATGTAGACATTGCTGTTGCGCCTTTAGCCCCAATTCTCGAATTCGTTCGAAATCAACACCAGTTGGAGCTATTCTTTCGCTCGATTCCTGAGTCGTTGAGCCCCAATGAGGAGGAAATGCATCTGTTCGATGCCATCGAACCAGTGACCTTTATCGGTTATCCGAATGGCATTTGGGACAGTAAAAATTTTCTGCCGGTAGCGCGCCGCGGCACAACAGCCACCCCTTTGGAGGTGGACTTTGAGAATACTCCCCGGTTTGTTGTCGACGCTTCTGTCTTTGGCGGGTCAAGCGGTAGTCCAGTTTTCGTTATACACGAAGGAGCTCGCGCGACTCGAAACGGTTCTATTGTCGCGAATGGCGGTCAAATTTATTTTGTTGGTGTGATTGCGGCCGTTTTCCACCGTGTACAGACAAACATGGTTAAGGCTATACCAATTCCTACGGGAATGACGCCGGTCGTAAGCTCTCACGAAATGCTTGACCTTGGTATTGTCTTCAAAGCCAGAACAGTTGCGGAGGCTGCGGAGTCTTGCCTAAGGTCTTATGGATTTTGA
- a CDS encoding SOS response-associated peptidase codes for MCNRYNTPSEIEIERHFRIGRESPGWWKDERLDIFPRASGPFLRRAVDDPGYSIEGVAGQWGLIPWFVKERVLKYSTNNARSEELASKASYKTPWARGQRCIIPAWSFDEPCWETGKNVWWRFRRADGAPWALAGLWNRWNDPKTDELVESYTMLTINADSHPLMSRMHKPDPKLPADQQDKRSVIAIEMQDIDQWLAGTAREAQQLLVLAPVNIFDTAYA; via the coding sequence ATGTGCAACCGCTACAACACGCCCTCAGAGATCGAGATAGAGCGGCATTTCCGAATCGGTCGGGAGTCTCCGGGCTGGTGGAAGGATGAGCGGCTCGACATCTTTCCGCGCGCATCTGGCCCATTTCTTCGCCGCGCGGTCGATGATCCTGGTTACAGCATCGAGGGCGTGGCGGGCCAGTGGGGCCTGATCCCTTGGTTTGTCAAAGAGCGTGTGCTGAAGTACAGCACCAACAATGCGCGCTCGGAGGAGCTGGCCAGCAAAGCCAGCTACAAGACTCCCTGGGCGCGCGGCCAGCGCTGCATCATTCCAGCCTGGTCCTTTGACGAGCCATGCTGGGAGACTGGAAAAAACGTGTGGTGGAGATTTCGCCGGGCCGATGGTGCGCCGTGGGCGCTGGCCGGGCTGTGGAATCGCTGGAATGATCCCAAGACAGATGAGCTGGTGGAGAGCTACACCATGCTGACCATCAATGCCGACTCACATCCCCTGATGAGTCGCATGCACAAGCCAGATCCCAAGCTGCCGGCGGACCAGCAGGACAAGCGGAGCGTGATTGCGATCGAGATGCAGGATATTGATCAGTGGCTGGCCGGGACAGCACGGGAGGCTCAGCAGTTGCTGGTATTAGCGCCCGTCAACATTTTTGATACAGCCTATGCCTAG